One part of the Acidobacteriota bacterium genome encodes these proteins:
- a CDS encoding tyrosine-type recombinase/integrase has product MDESAWPTTFFSRQKRTNKPTDYLFAWRGVPFTRHMLKKYIEKLCELAKTDQRYTSHRFRHTLATLANGGGNTDRVD; this is encoded by the coding sequence CTGGATGAAAGTGCGTGGCCAACAACCTTCTTTTCTCGACAGAAGCGCACTAACAAACCTACCGACTATCTGTTTGCATGGCGTGGGGTGCCATTCACCCGGCACATGCTGAAAAAATACATCGAGAAACTATGCGAACTCGCAAAAACAGATCAGCGCTATACGAGCCACCGCTTCCGCCATACGCTCGCCACATTGGCGAACGGCGGCGGGAATACGGATCGA